One window from the genome of Dehalococcoidales bacterium encodes:
- a CDS encoding DegV family protein has product MQKVAIVTDSVACLTRELVEQYRIGIVPVRLLVQGKVYRDLVDMTPSQAYRMFLQDPASFNTSPSSPGHYLEAYHEASRIAPNVLCVTISSRLSTGYDMARVAREQAEAELPQTSITVLDSLNVTAAEGFIALAAARAAAAGKDLDEVVKIAEAVRDKVTFVILLDTIRHVYRTGRIPKIASQVGAMLSIKPILTSSSGAIVFKGVVRNREHGIDRLLEIMRGSAGQRPVHLAVMHAYAPDDAEKLKEKTAAEFDYAELWITEFSPVMGYATGTGTLGFAF; this is encoded by the coding sequence ATGCAGAAGGTCGCTATTGTCACTGACAGCGTAGCTTGCCTGACCAGGGAACTCGTAGAGCAGTACCGGATTGGGATTGTACCTGTCAGGCTGCTGGTTCAGGGTAAGGTCTACCGTGACCTGGTGGACATGACCCCGTCCCAGGCTTACCGGATGTTCCTGCAGGACCCCGCAAGTTTCAACACGTCGCCGTCATCCCCCGGACACTACCTGGAAGCCTACCACGAGGCCAGCCGGATAGCGCCAAACGTCCTCTGCGTCACCATCTCCTCCAGGCTCAGCACCGGCTATGATATGGCACGTGTCGCCCGGGAACAGGCTGAAGCCGAGCTACCACAGACCTCAATAACCGTCCTCGATTCCCTGAATGTCACCGCCGCCGAGGGTTTCATCGCCCTGGCAGCGGCACGGGCTGCCGCCGCCGGGAAAGACCTTGACGAGGTGGTCAAGATAGCTGAAGCAGTAAGAGACAAGGTCACCTTTGTTATCCTCCTGGACACCATCCGCCATGTCTACCGCACCGGTCGCATACCTAAAATAGCTTCCCAGGTAGGCGCTATGCTCAGCATCAAACCGATTCTCACCAGCTCCTCCGGCGCCATAGTTTTCAAAGGAGTGGTTAGAAACCGGGAACATGGCATAGACCGACTCCTGGAGATAATGAGGGGTAGCGCGGGACAGAGACCGGTACACTTGGCGGTAATGCATGCCTACGCTCCCGATGACGCCGAAAAACTAAAGGAGAAAACAGCCGCGGAATT